In a single window of the Nitrospinota bacterium genome:
- a CDS encoding type II toxin-antitoxin system RelE/ParE family toxin — MIKSFVDREAENIWKGIRSLRLPQDIQQTARRKLRMLNNAVNLDDLRVPPANRLEALKADRAGQHSIRINDRWRICFIWRELNAHEVEIVDYH, encoded by the coding sequence ATGATTAAAAGCTTTGTGGACAGGGAAGCGGAGAATATATGGAAGGGGATACGATCCCTAAGGCTGCCACAGGACATTCAGCAAACGGCGCGAAGAAAACTTAGAATGTTGAATAACGCCGTTAATCTGGATGATCTGCGCGTTCCGCCAGCCAACCGGCTTGAAGCTTTAAAGGCAGACAGGGCGGGGCAGCACAGCATCCGGATCAATGACCGTTGGAGAATATGCTTTATCTGGCGGGAGTTGAACGCCCATGAAGTGGAAATTGTTGACTATCACTAG
- a CDS encoding HigA family addiction module antidote protein, which produces MRNNLDNVHPGEVLLEEFLKPMGLSQNRLAREISVPPRRINEIVLRKRAISADTALRLARYFGVSETFWMGLQADFDLEDARVKLGPRLKKEVRKRAA; this is translated from the coding sequence ATGAGAAACAATTTGGATAATGTCCATCCCGGCGAGGTGCTTTTGGAGGAATTTTTAAAACCGATGGGGTTGAGCCAGAACCGTCTTGCGAGGGAAATCAGTGTGCCGCCCCGCCGGATAAACGAGATCGTCCTGCGCAAACGGGCCATTTCGGCGGACACGGCGTTGCGCCTCGCCCGTTATTTCGGCGTATCGGAAACCTTCTGGATGGGATTGCAGGCCGATTTCGACCTTGAAGACGCACGTGTGAAACTTGGCCCCAGGTTGAAAAAAGAGGTGAGGAAGAGAGCGGCGTAG
- a CDS encoding ribbon-helix-helix protein, CopG family: MKDTITIRLPDKLSKELTMAVKAEKSSKSEIIRDAVAYYLALKRFRQLRKHILPFAEAQGLVTDEDVFKAIS; encoded by the coding sequence ATGAAAGACACGATCACCATCAGGTTGCCCGATAAACTGAGCAAGGAACTGACCATGGCGGTCAAGGCCGAAAAGAGCTCCAAAAGCGAGATCATCAGGGACGCCGTCGCCTACTATCTCGCCCTGAAACGTTTCCGCCAGTTGAGAAAACATATCCTCCCCTTCGCCGAGGCGCAGGGGCTTGTCACCGATGAGGACGTTTTCAAGGCCATCTCGTGA
- a CDS encoding putative toxin-antitoxin system toxin component, PIN family, with protein MRVVLDTNVIIAAFASRGLCAEVLEVCLANHTIVTSEFILAEVERNLAKKIRLPGSVVDSTMKYLREIPEVAVPAHVENIKCRDKDDIKIIGTAIGGGAGIIVTGDDDLLTLKRAGKVKIMTPREFWDHLREG; from the coding sequence GTGAGGGTCGTGCTCGACACCAATGTCATCATAGCCGCTTTCGCCAGCAGAGGGCTTTGCGCCGAGGTTCTGGAGGTCTGCCTGGCCAATCATACAATTGTGACAAGCGAATTTATCCTGGCTGAAGTCGAAAGAAATCTTGCGAAGAAAATCCGCCTGCCCGGAAGCGTCGTGGACTCCACCATGAAGTATCTGCGGGAAATACCGGAGGTAGCCGTGCCGGCGCATGTCGAAAACATCAAATGCAGGGACAAGGACGATATCAAGATAATCGGGACGGCCATTGGCGGCGGGGCAGGGATAATTGTCACGGGCGACGATGATCTGCTTACGCTAAAGAGGGCCGGGAAGGTGAAGATAATGACCCCACGGGAGTTTTGGGACCACTTGAGAGAGGGGTGA